A region of Kribbella sp. NBC_01245 DNA encodes the following proteins:
- the rplQ gene encoding 50S ribosomal protein L17, sunset domain variant: protein MPTPTKGTRLGGSPAHQRLILSNLATSLFEHGAITTTQTKAKRLQPLAEDLISKAKRGDLNSRRQVMKRIRNKTVVHVLFTEIGERFADRPGGYTRIIKLGPRKGDNAPMVRIELVESMADAAAAKADAKPAKKAAAKKAPAKKAAADKAEVVETAETADAAVEKYGDDAHAPLEDGSAPEGFDIKGNEDSMKYHAPDGQWYEQTKAEVWFRTEDAAKAAGFTKAGASSDDE, encoded by the coding sequence ATGCCTACCCCCACAAAGGGCACCCGTCTCGGTGGCAGCCCGGCGCACCAGCGGCTGATCCTCAGCAACCTGGCGACGTCGCTGTTCGAGCACGGTGCGATCACCACCACGCAGACCAAGGCCAAGCGCCTCCAGCCGCTGGCTGAGGACCTGATCAGCAAGGCCAAGCGTGGCGACCTGAACTCGCGCCGCCAGGTGATGAAGCGGATCCGCAACAAGACGGTCGTGCACGTCCTGTTCACGGAGATCGGTGAGCGCTTCGCCGACCGTCCGGGTGGTTACACCCGGATCATCAAGCTCGGCCCCCGCAAGGGCGACAACGCCCCCATGGTCCGGATCGAGCTGGTCGAGTCGATGGCGGACGCCGCCGCGGCGAAGGCCGACGCGAAGCCCGCCAAGAAGGCCGCCGCCAAGAAGGCTCCGGCCAAGAAGGCCGCTGCTGACAAGGCTGAGGTCGTCGAGACCGCTGAGACCGCCGACGCCGCCGTCGAGAAGTACGGCGACGACGCGCACGCCCCGCTCGAGGATGGTTCGGCGCCCGAGGGCTTCGACATCAAGGGCAACGAGGACTCGATGAAGTACCACGCGCCGGATGGCCAGTGGTACGAGCAGACCAAGGCCGAGGTGTGGTTCCGCACCGAGGACGCCGCCAAGGCTGCTGGTTTCACGAAGGCCGGTGCCTCGTCCGACGACGAGTGA